ctagatttatgagtgtgctggtggagattcattcaagggtgtgagtaaagtcagatactgatgtaggtgagagggtgagaaggtctggggtgcagtcagcgttcacattcatctcaaaggtgttcaatagggttggagctccatacaaggagatcttccacatacatccaacccatgtaaagcagaactTCAAGGGAAATTTTCTTGGTATGGCATCCAAAGGCAATTACGTGCCTTCAAATTTGTGGAAATGTTTGAGGATGAAACTCATATGTTTGGAAAAATCAGGATCAAAGCGCAAAGTTTTCCTAGAATTATTTAtagaaaagaaatatttatattaatggtAATTTTTACAATTGATTTACCTCCATGTCCTGCGCATGACGTCCATCATGCCGTTATATCTCGTGTGCTGGTCCTGCAAGCGAGCTCGGATCACCTGGTACGGGTATGTGGTTGCCACGGCGAAGATTTTAGACAAAGCCGCCATTGTGATGTACTCTAATGGATTCTGCAGACGAAACACAGGACATAACGTCACTGCCTGTGGTTACAGTGaggttttctttaaaacatctgGAAAACCTGACTTGCACTTGCCAGTTTGGCGTCTGAATGCATGTTTCTGTATTTGTTGTAGTCTCTCttcagctcctcatatgccatGAACTGCAGAGCTCCGTGAGACGTCCCGAAAAGCCCGGGAACGAAGccctgtgcaaaaaaaacctcGGGTTTATTGATATTAACCATGTAGAGctggaaaaaaatctattgtacTGCGTAGGGCCAGGTATTTTACGCCTGGAGCGTGAGCGCCACCATGTGGCCAGTGATGGAAGTTCAGGTAAACAGCTGCTTATGTAAGCTTACCAGAGTGTAATCTACCTGAAAGCTCTGGGTTTAACAAGGTATCATGATATTAATATAGTTCTCTGGCCtacatgtttaaaaacatacaccAAAACAAGTTCAATTATTTGATCCAGATctgatttttttctcatgaCAGCAGACAATACGGTCAGTTTCCTCCAAGAATTCTTCTGACGCCTGGACGGAACCCAAACTTGTTGAAAGCAATGCTGATCACACAAAACTTTCCCCACTGACATTCACTAAATCCTACCCGATAGAGTCCCGGGACTCCTTCCTGCCGGTAGATCTTCACCAGCGCATCCACCATGCCCTTGTAGAGCTTCTGGCTGGGATCAGAGCTGTACTGCAGAACCAGGCGTGTCTTTGTCACCCAGATCGGGTTTGTGAGGCAGAGAGTCATCGCTCCTGTAAACCGGCGACAAATCTCATTACGACATCGATCAAATAATAGCGAGAAACATCTCCGAGGGCCAAATCAATAAGCGTTAGAGTCGGCACGGGCGGGGCAGGCGCCTCGTTAAGCTTTATTAATGTCATGCACTCGGCGAGTCGTGACGTCTCATGGGGTCGCCGCCTTATATTAGTCGAGGTGCGAGGAAGCATTTCTCATAATCTTAGTCAGAGCCCTAATTCAGTTTCAAGATGTTTTTCAATAGCGTCTCGCTGAGGTAAAGCTTCATATACATGAtgctcccaccaccaccaccatgcttcaccaaATGTGaccaaataatgttttttttcctgattattatttgtattagtattagtattattattattatacttaacattttgtacatttcccCCTGTTCTCGCAATCTGATCAGAAGTCATTTTAACCAGTGATTGGATTTCTGATACAGCCTttgatacagtgtgtgtgtgtgtgtgtgtgtgtgtgtgtgtgtgtgtgtgagatataaacAAGATAAACCTGCTTCTGCGGCAGACACCAGGTGTTCTGTGGGACTCAGTTCAGTCTGACGGCCCTCCTTGATATACGCCTTGATTGCATtataactaaaaatatatataaacacggtttattaattaaatatatacaagaaAGTTGTAAcgttcaaaatgaaaaaaaatttaaaacaggaAAGCAAACTCACAAGAAGAAATAAAGCCCCCATGACGCTCCTGCGCCCCAGACGTTCGGTGTGACCCCTTGGTACAAGCCCCGGAGTCCCTCCTTCTGCCAGATGCTCCTCATGCAGTGTGAAATGCTGTGGTACTTCGGCCTCAGCTGCAGTCCATCGCTCACTGTAGAGGCGGAAAAGGAGGGAGTAACGTTTCTTGtaataaatgaaaggaaagttatATTTGCCTCTGAAGCGTGAGCACCACTACTTTACACGTTCAGGCATAAGAAATGACGCACGTGACGGTTATGCGTGAAAATGGCCTTTGAAAGCTCTATTCATTTCAtattcatggaaggagtctccagtgtgtgtgtgtgtgtgtgtgtgtgtgtgtgtgtgtgtgtgtgtgtgtgtgtgtgtgcccaaaGGCGAACTATTTCTCACTTGTTCCTTGCTCACGtaatatacacgtgtgtgtacTTTACACTCTGACATAAGATGGATGGGTAAGAGAACATGGGTAAACAAAAAAGGTCAGTGACGTCATTTTGGCGTTCTCGTCATAATCTGTGTTTATGACGTCATATCAGGGCTAACCTTCTACTGGATCATGGGTTAGTGACTCCTGAATGGAAGAAGGTCCACAATACTGGACTGAAGACTGTCTGgatctcgtgtgtgtgtgtgtgtgtgtgtgtgtgtgtgtgtgtgtgtgtgtgtgtgtgtgagtgagtgagagagagagagagagagagagagagagagagagagagagagagagagagagttcaccTGCAAATCTGACTTTAACCAGATCAAGGGGGTGCAGCACCATGGTGGACACCACGCCTCCACTCAGGCCGGCGACCAGGTTCTCCACCCGCACGTGGCTGAAGAGTCTCCTTATGCTCCACGTCTTTGGGACGCTACGAACCGGAGACTCGGCGGTAACCGGAAGCACCGTTCTGTCTCCCGGTCCGGAGCTCGAGCTCATGCTGACCGTTAAAGCGCACGCTGACAATATAATGGTGACCTTCTTGGCACCGCTGGTACCCTCACAACCACTACGCTGTCAGTGATCAAGGCAGCATCCCAAATCGCTTACCGTGTCCTCTTTAGGCGCCCTACACCCCAAGCGTTCTCAGCTCACGCGCGCGCTTAATATCCAGTTAATGATGCATTTAATTAAGCGAGTAATTTATAaactaaaaatacaataaaacatttccaaatccgcctgaaattttttttttgatgattaaTACTTTACTCGCGTGAGCTCTATGTAGTGCACTTCGTATCAACGTGAAGCTATTTGGGATAAAACGAGTATTGGAAAACACGGAAACGTCACTGATGAAAGGCGAGAGAACTTTCAAATTAAAAGTCGGAGCGGAAGTTAGGTAACATCACaaataaaagttttcttttttttaatcttgctTGTGCAAAGAGGTTcgatattaaattaaattagatcAAATGaggattaattaaataaaaaaataattattaaaagagcaatataataataataataataattagggcTGTAAATCGATTATAATATACGATGTCgattaatcgcacgattgtcatgagttaactcgtgattaattgcAAATTTATCGCAAATTTTtctctgttctaaatgtaccttaaattaatacttctCAAATTTGTTTTACTCAACAtgcgcatggacaaatatgatgctttatgcaaatgtatgtttattattattgaaaccaaactcaacatagagcatgaagacaaaatattcttgtaaatgttttaaaaggacaccaaatggaaccttTTTCcgcacggacggttttaattgccggatgtccgcatcatggtggattttggtgtttgatttgagactttgtacatcagtaaaacaaatgtttattgatgtaaaattatctttgtgtttttttattttatatctaaataaagaaagaatgttgtgaataaatgtgtgttgggttgaaggttttaattttgctttgatattcatttatttatatttttaataaaaatggtcaaacagaaatgcatgatGCGTTAATCACACGGTAATAGAATAAGTGAATTTGCGTTCAtgtgttattaacacgctaattttgacagccctaataataaTACGTCAAGTGGTCACATGAGATTCTCACGCAGGATATTTGTTTACCTGAGAGAGAATAGTGACTGCACTGTAACTCGATCAGGTCTGTCTGATGCTCCTTCGTGTTCTTCAGAACAGCTGCACTTTCCCACGatcaaatattttactgctgAATAAATACAGTTTCACATACATCTCTATCTGTTTATCTCTtattttatctgtctgtctgtctgtctgcctacttatgtctttctgtctgcctgAGAATGTCTTTCCTTCAtcttgtctgtctatctg
This sequence is a window from Silurus meridionalis isolate SWU-2019-XX chromosome 21, ASM1480568v1, whole genome shotgun sequence. Protein-coding genes within it:
- the slc25a32b gene encoding solute carrier family 25 member 32b, with the translated sequence MSSSSGPGDRTVLPVTAESPVRSVPKTWSIRRLFSHVRVENLVAGLSGGVVSTMVLHPLDLVKVRFAVSDGLQLRPKYHSISHCMRSIWQKEGLRGLYQGVTPNVWGAGASWGLYFFFYNAIKAYIKEGRQTELSPTEHLVSAAEAGAMTLCLTNPIWVTKTRLVLQYSSDPSQKLYKGMVDALVKIYRQEGVPGLYRGFVPGLFGTSHGALQFMAYEELKRDYNKYRNMHSDAKLNPLEYITMAALSKIFAVATTYPYQVIRARLQDQHTRYNGMMDVMRRTWRNEGVLGFYKGMVPNLIRVTPACCITFVVYEKVSRFLLDQHK